In Pseudobacter ginsenosidimutans, the following are encoded in one genomic region:
- a CDS encoding SRPBCC family protein: MAEIMHRVGIKTNSIDHVYRALTTREGLAGWWTSNTQGEGDKVGNIIQFRFGAGGFDMRVKKLDASKLVEWELTEGPEEWMPTTIQFELKQDGDYVIVLFRHFNWKERVEFMHHCSTKWAVFLISLKYLVETGKGKPDPEDIKIDNWN, encoded by the coding sequence ATGGCAGAAATAATGCACCGTGTAGGGATCAAAACCAATTCCATCGATCATGTTTACCGCGCATTGACCACCAGGGAAGGTCTTGCCGGTTGGTGGACTTCCAACACCCAGGGGGAAGGTGACAAGGTCGGAAATATCATACAATTCCGGTTTGGCGCCGGCGGATTCGATATGCGGGTGAAAAAGCTCGATGCGTCTAAGCTGGTGGAGTGGGAACTGACGGAAGGCCCGGAAGAGTGGATGCCCACTACCATCCAATTTGAGTTGAAACAAGACGGCGATTATGTGATCGTACTATTCAGGCATTTCAACTGGAAAGAGCGGGTGGAGTTCATGCATCATTGCAGCACCAAATGGGCTGTATTCCTCATCAGCCTGAAATACCTGGTAGAAACAGGAAAGGGTAAGCCGGATCCTGAGGATATCAAGATCGATAACTGGAATTAA
- a CDS encoding GTP-binding protein: protein MSQPYKLPVTVLSGFLGAGKTTLLNHVINNREGLKVAVIVNDMSEVNIDAQLVQQQTSLSRTEEQLVEMSNGCICCTLRNDLLKEVEKLAKERRFDYLLIESTGISEPLPVAQTFCYQDESNGIDLSAISRLDTMVTVVDAYNFIRDFSSLESLQQRQLTQMEDNRTIVNLLTEQVEFANVIILNKTDLVTRDQIGILRSVLRKLNANARIIESSFGKVSLQDILHTGLFDFDSTSRSAGWIAEMNKTHHKPETEEYGIGSFAFKSRRPFHPDRWWNYLNNQWHGNIIRSKGLFWIASRPNDAINWSQAGGSLRADKAGVWWSSMPFSERIRYSAFTENQVHIERNWDKRFGDRHNEIVIIGQDLDKGAIYNEIESCLCHSDELEQMQQFISFNDPFPKF, encoded by the coding sequence ATGTCTCAACCATATAAATTACCGGTAACGGTACTAAGCGGCTTCCTGGGCGCAGGGAAGACCACACTTCTTAATCATGTCATCAACAACCGGGAAGGATTGAAAGTAGCCGTGATCGTCAACGATATGAGCGAAGTGAACATAGATGCTCAATTGGTTCAACAGCAGACCTCTCTAAGCCGAACTGAAGAACAGCTGGTGGAAATGAGCAACGGATGCATCTGCTGCACACTCCGCAACGATCTCCTCAAAGAAGTGGAAAAACTTGCGAAAGAAAGGCGCTTCGATTACCTTCTTATAGAATCCACCGGCATCAGCGAACCGCTGCCGGTTGCACAAACCTTTTGCTACCAGGATGAGTCCAATGGTATCGATCTGAGCGCTATCAGCAGGCTGGACACCATGGTTACTGTTGTGGATGCATACAATTTCATCAGGGATTTCAGCAGCCTGGAATCTTTACAGCAACGCCAGCTTACGCAAATGGAGGACAACCGGACAATCGTAAACCTGCTCACCGAACAGGTAGAATTCGCGAATGTGATCATTCTCAACAAAACAGATCTGGTAACCAGGGACCAAATTGGAATACTCAGATCTGTATTGAGAAAATTAAATGCCAATGCCCGGATCATAGAATCGTCCTTCGGTAAAGTGTCGTTACAAGACATTCTTCACACAGGCCTTTTCGATTTTGACAGCACTTCCCGGAGTGCTGGCTGGATAGCAGAAATGAACAAAACCCATCACAAACCCGAAACGGAGGAGTATGGGATCGGCAGCTTTGCATTCAAAAGCCGTCGCCCCTTTCATCCCGATCGCTGGTGGAATTACCTCAACAATCAATGGCATGGCAATATCATTCGCAGCAAAGGATTATTCTGGATCGCATCCCGGCCCAATGACGCTATTAACTGGAGCCAGGCCGGCGGCAGCCTGCGTGCTGACAAAGCGGGCGTTTGGTGGAGCAGTATGCCATTCAGTGAACGGATACGCTACAGTGCATTTACAGAGAACCAGGTGCATATAGAAAGGAACTGGGACAAGCGTTTTGGCGACCGGCACAATGAGATCGTCATTATCGGACAGGACCTTGACAAAGGTGCGATCTACAATGAAATAGAATCCTGTTTGTGCCACTCAGATGAACTTGAACAAATGCAGCAATTCATTTCCTTCAACGATCCTTTTCCAAAATTCTAA
- a CDS encoding ABC transporter ATP-binding protein, whose translation MEHSADYVELAAYGPGNELLKPFVKNTDLHYLMLNAAGVSLKNGDMLQTKALTYSYKNGNSFRFPDLSCGPGEALLITGNSGMGKTTLLHLLAGILRPVSGEIDIDEYSIASLSEKKLDRFRGQKIGLVLQQNHFVQSLHVLDNILLATKLAGKSANREKAVGLLQRLKLEDKIYNKPAELSQGQQQLVSIARALINEQTLILADEPTSSLDDTHCHAVAELLIEQAAISHAALVIVTHDQRLQSIFGNTIALR comes from the coding sequence ATGGAACATTCCGCAGACTATGTTGAGCTGGCTGCTTACGGTCCCGGAAATGAATTACTGAAACCCTTTGTGAAAAATACTGACCTGCATTATCTCATGCTGAACGCTGCAGGAGTCAGTCTAAAAAATGGTGATATGTTACAAACGAAGGCGCTCACTTATTCCTACAAAAATGGAAATTCATTCCGTTTTCCGGATCTATCCTGTGGGCCTGGTGAGGCACTATTGATTACGGGAAATTCAGGGATGGGTAAAACCACCTTACTGCACCTGCTGGCCGGAATACTCAGGCCGGTATCAGGAGAGATAGATATCGATGAATACAGTATTGCTTCCCTGTCTGAAAAAAAGCTGGACAGGTTCCGCGGGCAAAAGATCGGTTTGGTATTGCAACAAAACCATTTTGTGCAAAGCCTCCATGTACTGGATAATATTTTACTGGCAACTAAGCTGGCCGGGAAATCTGCCAACAGGGAAAAGGCAGTCGGTCTGCTGCAACGCCTTAAGCTGGAAGATAAAATATACAATAAACCGGCTGAGCTCAGCCAGGGACAACAGCAACTTGTATCTATTGCAAGGGCGCTCATCAATGAACAAACGCTTATCCTCGCGGACGAGCCCACCTCCAGCCTTGACGATACCCATTGCCATGCTGTAGCTGAATTACTGATAGAGCAGGCAGCTATCAGCCATGCCGCACTTGTGATTGTAACCCATGATCAGCGATTACAATCAATTTTTGGAAACACAATCGCATTAAGATGA
- a CDS encoding ABC transporter permease, protein MILKLAWNNIWQKPLTFLLSWLLLTVSVAIISVLLLFQQHFEKQFSNNISDVDLVIGAKGSPLQLVLSAVFHLDAPTGNISYAEAEKWMRHPYVSTAVPLAYGDSYKGYSIVGTTNSFFQKPGIELLKGKLNSADFEILAGHAIAQKLGLQPGNQFYSAHGNDAHAETHNDHPYTVTGILKPTGDVTDNLLITNLESVWKMHEHGEKHKHEPHNKDALRHQHPQKATDSRELTAVLLKFRSPVAAIQLPRTINEQTGLMAAAPAIEINRLFSLFGIGIDVLKAVGIGIMSLSALSIFVALYNSLKERKYELALMRTMGASRSKLSWLMLLEAGALCVAGMVTGLVLSRIIIWMMADKLQSDYHLDISPFIFQIPGELVLCLLTTGLSLTAALLPAISAWFINISKTLSHE, encoded by the coding sequence ATGATACTAAAACTCGCCTGGAATAACATCTGGCAAAAACCACTCACGTTTTTACTAAGCTGGTTACTGCTTACCGTTAGTGTAGCCATCATTTCAGTGTTGCTGCTTTTCCAGCAGCATTTTGAAAAGCAGTTCAGCAACAATATCAGTGATGTGGATTTGGTGATCGGAGCAAAAGGCAGTCCCCTTCAACTGGTGCTTTCTGCCGTTTTCCATCTCGATGCGCCCACTGGTAACATCAGCTATGCTGAGGCAGAGAAATGGATGCGCCACCCTTATGTTTCAACCGCCGTACCTCTGGCCTATGGAGACTCTTATAAAGGATATAGTATAGTAGGCACCACCAATTCCTTTTTTCAAAAACCAGGGATTGAACTACTCAAAGGGAAATTGAACAGCGCTGACTTTGAAATATTGGCCGGCCATGCCATTGCTCAAAAACTGGGCTTACAACCAGGCAATCAGTTTTACAGCGCTCATGGCAACGATGCACATGCGGAAACACATAACGATCATCCATACACTGTCACAGGCATACTGAAACCAACCGGAGATGTCACAGACAATCTGCTGATCACGAACCTGGAAAGCGTTTGGAAGATGCATGAACACGGAGAGAAGCACAAACATGAGCCCCATAACAAAGATGCACTACGCCATCAGCACCCCCAAAAAGCCACAGATTCCAGGGAACTGACAGCTGTTCTTTTGAAATTCCGTAGTCCGGTGGCCGCCATTCAGCTGCCGCGCACCATCAATGAGCAGACGGGTTTGATGGCGGCAGCACCGGCCATCGAGATCAACCGCCTGTTCTCCCTCTTCGGAATAGGAATAGATGTACTTAAAGCAGTAGGTATCGGCATCATGTCGCTTTCAGCGCTCAGTATATTTGTAGCTCTCTATAATTCCCTGAAGGAAAGAAAATATGAGCTCGCACTGATGCGAACAATGGGAGCTTCCAGGAGCAAGCTATCCTGGCTGATGCTGCTCGAAGCCGGCGCCCTTTGTGTTGCAGGAATGGTTACAGGACTGGTGCTCAGCCGGATCATTATCTGGATGATGGCAGATAAACTCCAAAGTGATTATCATCTGGACATTTCACCATTTATATTCCAAATTCCGGGAGAGCTTGTCTTATGCCTGCTTACCACCGGCCTGTCCCTTACTGCTGCATTGCTTCCTGCCATCAGCGCATGGTTTATCAATATTTCCAAAACATTATCGCATGAATAA